CAGCGCTACTTGCAGCGTATGGTAGAGTTCTTCAAGCAACACATAGGAACATAGAACAACGGAACAAAGAACAAAAAGGATTAATCTTGTTGCTCTCAGCTCCCTGCTCTCTGTTCTTTGTTCTCAAGGACGTTCGCATGACTCAACCACTGCTGCATGAATATTCCGATCTGCTGGCTCATCTGCTCGACACGGCGGCTCAGCACAACGTGTACCTGATCGCCCGGCTTCAGCGGATCGAAAGCCGGAGCGTCACGGTCGCCAACGGGAAGACCGAGGGTATTGCGACGGCGCTGGCGCAGGGCATCGGCATGCATGTGTTCGATCGCGAGGGGCATACCGCGTTCGCGGCTATCGATCAGCTGACGCGCGCGCAGACGGAGGAAGCGTTACGCTCGGCGATTGCGGGACTCCACGCCGCCGCCCAGGCCGATCTTCAGCGCAACACGGCGATTTTCGACGTAGAGCCAACGGTTGCGGTCGAGGTACCGCCGACGCCCTACACGCTGGACGCGCTGCCGCTGGAGCGGGTCCAGGCGCTGGTCGAGGAGATCAACGCCGAGGTGATGGGCTATGGCGCGGCGGATAGCCAACGGGTGAAGGTGCGCACGCCCTTCTACATCGACCGCGAGGAGTGGCGCATCGTGCGCTCCGACGGGACGGATGTGAGCTACCTGCTGCCACACGGCTACTGCTTCAACTCGACGACTGTGCAGCATAACGGCACGGCGCATACCGTTAACTCGTCGCTGTCGCGCACGGGCTACGAGGTGCTGCTGGACGATCGCGAGCTGCTGATGCTGCGGGCACAGAAAGCGGTCGAGACAGCGCAGCAGTTGGTTTCCGCGCCGCGCTACCCGGCAGGCGCGTATCCGATCATCATGGACTACGCGATGGCGAAAGGTCTGGCGCACGAGGCGTTCGGCCATGCCGCCGAAACCGATGGCCTGCGCACGTCGATCCTGAGCCGTGACGGCGCGTTCCGCGTCGGCGAGCAGATGGCAGCGCCGATCGTGACGATCGTCGACGAGCCCGTCGTGGGCGATCATGCCTACCAGCCGTTCTCGCCGAACGGCATTCGGCGCAGCCGCGCGACGATCCTCAACGCGGGCGTGCTGCAAGACGCGCTGGCCGATCTCTTCTCAGCGAAGGCCGCAGGCACGCGCGTGATCGACGCGGGCCGCGCCCAGAGCTACGGCTCGGTGCCGGTGCCGCGCATGACCAATATCCGCATCGAGCTGCCCGACGCCTATCCGATGGCCGGACGCTTCGAGGAGCAAACGCCTGAAGACGTGCGTGCCGCGCTGCTGAACGCGGGCCTGCTCAAGGCGGGACACCCGGTGATCTACCTTGCGGGATACAAAGGCGGCCAGGTCAGCCCCGCGCAGGGCGACTTCG
The sequence above is a segment of the Herpetosiphonaceae bacterium genome. Coding sequences within it:
- a CDS encoding TldD/PmbA family protein, which translates into the protein MTQPLLHEYSDLLAHLLDTAAQHNVYLIARLQRIESRSVTVANGKTEGIATALAQGIGMHVFDREGHTAFAAIDQLTRAQTEEALRSAIAGLHAAAQADLQRNTAIFDVEPTVAVEVPPTPYTLDALPLERVQALVEEINAEVMGYGAADSQRVKVRTPFYIDREEWRIVRSDGTDVSYLLPHGYCFNSTTVQHNGTAHTVNSSLSRTGYEVLLDDRELLMLRAQKAVETAQQLVSAPRYPAGAYPIIMDYAMAKGLAHEAFGHAAETDGLRTSILSRDGAFRVGEQMAAPIVTIVDEPVVGDHAYQPFSPNGIRRSRATILNAGVLQDALADLFSAKAAGTRVIDAGRAQSYGSVPVPRMTNIRIELPDAYPMAGRFEEQTPEDVRAALLNAGLLKAGHPVIYLAGYKGGQVSPAQGDFVFNCAALWELSVEGVRLFQPAIFSGQTRAALQAIAAGFGPLQLDAMGFCGKAGQSVPSSGGSHYFLYLEPSPAVLIGGA